From the genome of Branchiostoma lanceolatum isolate klBraLanc5 chromosome 11, klBraLanc5.hap2, whole genome shotgun sequence:
AGATCTCCGACCTGACGGAAGCACTGTTCGAAGACGCCGACTCAGATTGCTCCGGGGCCATCACGTACATCGAGTTTCTTGAGGAGATGTCGCGACAGCTGGAACTGCtagactgtctggctctaaggtGCGTCTTAAGATGCTAATGTTACTTGTGCTTATTAATAATTGCTAAACTGTACTCAGCGGAATTTCCCAGTTTCTCCCAGCCTTCCTCAACCTATTCGATCTGGAAACGTGAGTTCTATTAATGTGTGACGTCAACAATGGGTCGAAGGTCGTCAGAAGTCGATATCGCCCCGCGTCCCGAATGAGAGAAAGATTATGTAcgacaaatgacagttactcaagcaacttgataaaattttgaaacagtcagacgtttcaaacagcatccgctgtctttcgtcagccACGAATGCTCATGTAGATTACCTTTACTCCTCTCAGAAAGTAATAATGTATCCTGTTACCTTTATCTGTTGTGTAGTTTAGCCTTTGCAGGGAATTGACCCTTTGCGCCCGTTCCTCCTCCAGTGTTGTCTACTGCGCTGAGCCAGTACTGGAGGTAAAAGCCAAGTCTACCCCTCTCCTGGGCGGCATGCTGTCGGTCCAGGCGGTGCGGAACCACCTCAGGACGGTCGTGGCGGTGGGGCTGTACGTGGTGCTGAACATAGCGCTGCTCTGTGACGCCGCCATCCGCTATCAACCCAACTTCGCCATTATCGTGGCTAAGGGCTGTGGTACGTACACTAGCATATTCTGCCGTTCAAATTACTGGAttcttttcaggaaatataccTTCTGTTGTACAAACACTCTAGCTTGCCatcgatgaatgttagacatccagataatacgatacgccagaaaacagttactcaagcaaccggatgGATTCTGATaacggtcagacattttagGAAGCATCCGCTACCTTTCTTTAGAGTTTAACTAGCCTTATGGCAAGAGCGTGGCAAatttaaacataaaacaaacaaacaaagcaaaacaagcaATTAAAACAACAGGGCGACATTCTAATTGGACGATGATGCAAACTGTAATCGACGATTATCTCTGAAAAAACAACATCGAAAGCTTGAACTAGTCAGAATCGCTGTGAGAAAGTTGGCAGAGGGCATTAAACAcatagttgtgtacaaagatctTTGTTATCGATCGAAAGCTCCTGATCACTCTAGTCGTGTTTTCCTTATCCAGGGCAGTGTCTGAATCTGAACAGCATGTTCGCGCTACTGTTGATGCTGCGGAAAATGCTGTCGTACGTACGCTCTACGACGTTCGGCCGATATCTGCCTCTGGACCAGAACATCGCCTTCCACAAGATCATTGGCGTCATGATTGTGGTCTTCAGCGTGTTCCACACCGTAGCGCATGTTTACAACTTTGGTAAGTTGTTACCCGTAACGCCTATATAACCAGCTAAATGTACTTACAAATAAAGCAATATTggatgttgttgctgttgttccgGATTCCTTAGGCTCCTACTACGCTGGATATCGATCACGCTGCGCTGTCACTGGACTTGTAGTATGTAGAATGTAGTTGAATTTATCTTCATACGAAAGTTTGGCAACCTCGTGTTTTCCCATTCCCCAAACTCCAGTAAAGCTGACAGAGACGACCCCGCACACGCTGCTGGAGTACATGTTGGGGTCGCACCTCGGGATCGGCTGGGTGTCCGGCAGCGCCAGTCTCACAGGCTGGGTCCTACTGTGGCTCCTGTTGGTCATCACGCTCTCCAGCACCAGCCTCGTCCGCAACAGTGGGCACTTCAAGGTCAGTGTCGCCTTCTTCTCCGTCTCTCGTACTAAGAAAACCACATTGCTGTACTAGATGCAAGGGTTTGTTGGTCCactgtagtctccaagcagatctatctgtAGCAAGGCAATATCAGAAGGGCCAACaagatactggttggccctttggatGCTaccttgccactgatagatttGCTTGGCCTATTTGATGCCggttggccctttggatacCGCCTTGCTACCGATAGATTTGCTTGGGGATTAGGTCCGCTGGAAACTTCTTCCGCATGTCGGACGCACGTAGGTTGGTAGGGTGACATGAGTTGTTTGGGTTTTGCGGCTAGCTTTCACGATTTCTCTCAGCAGCAACTGTTCTTCTGCTTTCCGCATGGTGACCGTGCCACCATATATAAAACTAATCCATCcagccattcttgagttatcttggtgACCAATTCATAAGGACACACTACTTATTATGCTGCTTAAAATATCACCTCCATTTTTTTCATGCAGATGATAAGTCCCATCTGACCATACGATATCCTATATTTTCCAGGCGTTCTATTGGATCCACCAGCTGACCATCCCATGGTTCCTAATCCTGGTGATCCACGCCAAGTCGTTTTGGTTGTGGCTGCTGCTGCCTGGGCTGTTCTACGTCATCGAAAGAGTCCTCCGCACGAAGATGGCGCGGGTGACGCGCTACGGACACATGTCCATCCAGCAAGGCATCGTCCTCCCCTCTAAGGTATGTGAACGGAAAAGATAAGACTACAAATGGATATACTTTCATGCCAAATGTATATGCAAATTCGgaacgtttgggaccgcatctgtaagcagcgacacctatagctgcagtgcaaagtgaaccagtcagaatcgtCTCTTATACTTATCGTGTGATTACAGTGTACTTGTGCTTCCCGTAGGTCATACACGTGGTGGTGTCCCGTCCAAAGGACTTCAAGTTCCAGCCGGGAGACTACGTGTATCTGTGCGTGCCCGCCATCGCCACACATGAGTGGCACCCTTTCACCATCAGCAGCGCTCCTGAGCAGGAGGGTAGGTACATGAGAACAGTGGCTAAAAACAGTGGTTAAACGTGACACTACCTATAATGCAATCACGCGctcgcacacacacaagcacacactacacaatcacacacacacacacacacacacacacacacacacacacacacacacacacacacacacaacacacacaaatacacgtaGACAACGACTACCTAGAAATTACGATGCTGAGGTTCGAAGATCTTTGTCTGTGAAGCTTGAGGCGTACGAAAGCCCGAAACGACGAGGATAGAAAGCTTCTTCAGACCATTTACAAGTCTATCAAATCCATTTCCAAGCCTTCCAAACCCATTTCCAACCCTCCAAAccaatttttaaactttaccgGTACTGCTCTTCTTTTACACTTCAGGGACGCTATGGTTCCACATCCGGGCAGTTGGCACATGGACCAACCGGCTGTACAGCCTGTTCGAGCACCATACGGAGAGACTGCGGCAGAACACGCCTCAACAGCGGTACGACTCTGTAGAGTCCATAATGAACACCAGCTCCGTCGGGAGCGGTGTCATACCGGAGATCCAGCGGAGCTCCTCCACTCATCTCTCCGACCCAGGCACAGAGTCACACGAGTACAGGAACATATTCACCCTGGCTCCGACAAAACCGCGCCAGAACAAAGTTTCCAGAGACAGTGGGGTCTATCTCTGTGAAACTCCCAGTGTCGCAGACGGGACGAGGAAAGTGCCGGACACGAGTGCCGTGTTGGTTCCTGACGGGATGCCTCCTATGGAGAGGAACGACTCTCGCATGTCGTGTTCTTCGCTCGGGCAGGACTTCTCGCACATGTTCAGACCCCCCACGGTGGTAAACTTGGCGGACGGACTGTGCGACACCAATGAGTTTGAGGTAAGGCAGCTGCCAAGTAGCGAATTCTTTGTCTCGCTTTCATCCTCGTTTACCCTTTAAGATTTTGTGAAAGAAAACCACACAGACAACACAGAGGCAGCGCCTTCTTGTCTAAAATTAAGCTTCAAAGACTGCTTGTGTCGACTGCAGACGTCGTCCGCTTTAACCGTTTTTGTGGTAAAAGGGTGGGTCAACATCTGGTTTAAACAGGTTGGACAGGCAGGCTGAGAATAAAGAGGTCACTAAACTCTTTTACTTTTGGTGTTTAGTCAtttattcaaccttcctgatcacctagatttcataatgaaggcaacttttttgtcaaactttttttcgcacgctcgcatcagttttaggtTTCCacgggatgtcatccatataagggaatcaacatagcctaatcacaaataaatgttttttttgtatgatgTTTATCAACTATAGGTGTACATGGATGGCCCGTACGGCGCACCGTCTACCCGAATCTTTGAAGCGGAGCACGCCGTCCTAGTGGGGGCCGGGATAGGCGTCACTCCCTTCGCGTCCATCCTGCAGAGCATCGTCCATCGGTACCGCCGCGCACGGCAGACCTGTCCCCGGTGCAAGCACGCCTGGACCGCCGAAACACACAGGAACTTCCTCACCTTGAAGAAGGTAGATACTAGTGCTACGAGATACCCACATTCCACAATTTGTTTCATATAGCCACAAAACATAGTCTCGATGCCTTGGGTTGGTGTAAAAGTACAGGTAAGggtagtcccatggcctttttgaggAAAATTGTGTTAATTAAATTTCttaaggacacaacgtctaaaGCTAGGGTCCCGCACGGTTTGCTTGCGGAAACGAAAATTGAAGTGTATACCAATATctaaatatgcacaagctatgctccaAAAACTTTTTGgtactttttgtgttttatgttgtcctttatatcatacttttcgttccccaCGACTGGCGGCTGGGCCCCGGATTAGAAATATGACATAGCATaaccaggaatgccaggaattgaacccgtgACCCGCTTGCCTACCACTGGGCCATTCGACGCCACTAAAAGTTGTTGGCCATTCTTTTTACTACccatggagtctggtagagactagtttaTATATCCGTCTTGCACGACTTCTACAGGTTGACTTCTTCTGGATCAATCGTGACCACAAGTCGTTCGAGTGGTTCATCAGCCTGCTGAGTCAGCTGGAGATAGAGCAGTCCGAGATGGGAAACTTCGAGAGGAACTTCCTGGAGATGCACATGTAAGTTACATTTCTGCTATCCTTTACGGACAGATCATTAATTAACCTGGCCGGGCTATATCTTTGGCCAAGCTTTCTTCGGGACAGACGGAGCTCTCTGCCGCCTGGGTATTCTTTTGCACCCGGTGGTTGTTTTACACGGTTGAATTATTTTCCTAAAATGAGTGATTATATCTATAGTGGCTACTGTGAACGTTTTCTTCACAGTTCTTTGAATGGTCACCATTGAcaggtttaactgaagagaatATGTCCAATTTCATGTACTCGTGATCATTGGACCACAGTGTATTCGAATTCGTAATACATACCTTGGgacaaactttgaaagaaaaaaaaacagacaaacaaacaaacaaacaaacaaacaaagaaacaagcaaacaaatatcaTGTTATTTGTAGGTACATGACTTCTATGTATGGCCGGACGGACTCCAAAGCTATCGGGTTGAGAATGGCCATGTACCTGACACATAAGAAGGAGAAACGTGACCTCATCACAGGCCTGAAGACACGGACACAAGCCGGGAGGCCGGACTGGGACAAGGTATGGCAATAACAAATTAGCGACTTTACCCAAAACTTTGACCTCACTATTAAAAATTTTATACTACGAAAATGTTTATCTACTTTTATGTAGCCAGCTAGCCACCAATCATCTAATGCATTACGGGTAGTTCCGACTTCCATGGCGGTAACAGCTGATTGCAAATCAGTTTTTACCTTCAACATAAAGATGGTGAATTTGACATTTAATGAAAAATGTATCATTAAAAGAAATAGGCTGGTGACTTTGGTATTCACATATGTGCACTCTCAGAGTTGGTAGGGACTAGGTTGAAACATGTTTGATAATCACAGTTTCGAAActagcatctacatgtatgtgcacttCGTTACCATATgccaattgaaaaaaaaaactcactaTCATTCAAATATCCCCCATATTTTCCTCCTAGGTTTTCCGACGTCTGGACGCAGAGAAGTGTGGAAAATTGACGGTTTTCTTCTGCGGATCTGTCCAGCTGGGGAAAGTGCTCAAGAAAAAATGCATGGAACACGGCTTCGAGTTCTGTCAGGAAAACTTCTCTTAAACAAACAGAATAACAACATCATCTACTATCGTGTTGTTGGGCGGCGGTTGTAGTACTATATTAACAAGGGTACCTAAATATTCATACggattttacggaattcatacgagtttttaTTCTATCtgtttattggttcagcatggaacatgtagttacatgccagggttgtcCAAATAGCGAGAGGTATTTCTTATAGCAAGAGGGGAGAGACATAATCGTTCCGCTGAACACACAATCAGTAAGGTATATATACAATACTTACTACAGTCTGGTGACACTGACTTCATTTCAAACGCCTTAAGATGTTCTTAATGCCCAATCGTAAAGCAATAGCTAATGATTaccaaaggtacatgtatagacGATTGAGATTAATCTAATATTATTGTACATATCAAACTGTAGTACATTATGTAGGGTGAAGTTTTTGTGGACCTACGTAAAATACCTCAAACATGCATGGATTTCAAATGAGGCGCcattaacaatttgtaacaaattaTCGATTGAAGGGTTTGTGGAAATGTGTACAGTCCTATCAACTTATCTATGGCAAGAGATTTTGTTCTAAATGCTTAATAAAGATTCTATCAGATTTTGTGTGGTACTTAATTCTTT
Proteins encoded in this window:
- the LOC136444218 gene encoding NADPH oxidase 5-like, which produces MGSTFSRKWFGLTHLRRAEVHEDFQSSDVMTSCRVITVAPRDDPFPPQGLTEETHGELAWFNIHLTPLARGGMVTLRMFRKFAKDMEQTFAAKWFSLLDKEGSGKLSIQVVIGGLSGLASHERRLRLLKWLEDRMADFCTENVLITPDRLRRFFLTKGTVEKLFGLTDVDGDGRIPLQELLGRLSLLPNIDNTTKYQAWLEYRFGLIVGPGSTISLERFKAELKSQQHVGSFLAEQLFHVLSKDGGSELKLSDLMAGLSCLLTGSEEEKARLLFQVYDVNGNGSIDRAELKLVLSSCMEEGAFSDDQISDLTEALFEDADSDCSGAITYIEFLEEMSRQLELLDCLALSVVYCAEPVLEVKAKSTPLLGGMLSVQAVRNHLRTVVAVGLYVVLNIALLCDAAIRYQPNFAIIVAKGCGQCLNLNSMFALLLMLRKMLSYVRSTTFGRYLPLDQNIAFHKIIGVMIVVFSVFHTVAHVYNFVKLTETTPHTLLEYMLGSHLGIGWVSGSASLTGWVLLWLLLVITLSSTSLVRNSGHFKAFYWIHQLTIPWFLILVIHAKSFWLWLLLPGLFYVIERVLRTKMARVTRYGHMSIQQGIVLPSKVIHVVVSRPKDFKFQPGDYVYLCVPAIATHEWHPFTISSAPEQEGTLWFHIRAVGTWTNRLYSLFEHHTERLRQNTPQQRYDSVESIMNTSSVGSGVIPEIQRSSSTHLSDPGTESHEYRNIFTLAPTKPRQNKVSRDSGVYLCETPSVADGTRKVPDTSAVLVPDGMPPMERNDSRMSCSSLGQDFSHMFRPPTVVNLADGLCDTNEFEVYMDGPYGAPSTRIFEAEHAVLVGAGIGVTPFASILQSIVHRYRRARQTCPRCKHAWTAETHRNFLTLKKVDFFWINRDHKSFEWFISLLSQLEIEQSEMGNFERNFLEMHMYMTSMYGRTDSKAIGLRMAMYLTHKKEKRDLITGLKTRTQAGRPDWDKVFRRLDAEKCGKLTVFFCGSVQLGKVLKKKCMEHGFEFCQENFS